The nucleotide window tttttctttttagatgtaATTCCATCATATGCATCAGCATTCACGTTTCCAGTCTAAGTGGAAGTGCACTGTTTCTGATGTTCAGACTTCCCTAGCTGCAGATTAATGAGTACCAATTCCCTACTGACCCAACATTAGTAGGAGGTGCGTGGCAAATATAAAAAGATGAGGATAAATAGCCTATTAtatttaaagcaaacatttacATCTACTATTAAAGCTGGTGTTtggaaaactgtttctgtttaGTGAATCTCCATGCTGTACCTCGGAGCCtattttggctttttcttctgtttctggaaCATTTTTTAGATGTACCTTTTTTCCAATATTTAACCTCACGAGGAAAAGAGAAATtgagctttttccctttttatcccTATGTAACTTCACACTTTCAGAATGAAGCCTTTCCGTCCTAAAATTGCTATTATGAAGGGGAAATACAGACTTTCCGCTCGATACAGTTGCCTGTGAGTTGTGCGCAGAGGCAGCTGGATTACCACCAATACTTCTCCCTCTGTCCGATTCGATGCGTGCCGTGGGACACAGGGGCAGCGTTAccgtgtggtttttttggtttggtgtcttttttccccccattttcctCTATAACTTGTGAAACTGTAACACCCCTGATCTCCGGCCTGACCTCCCAAACGCGGGTCAAACACAAAAGGCCTGGCACCAGGCGCTTTTTCTGGCCGGGAGCTCCCGCGCGTTGTGCGGGGGATCCCGACGCGACCGAGCCGCGGAGCCGAGGGCGCCGGGGCTGTGAGGGGGCCGCAGCACGGGGCCGAGGGCCCGTCCCGCTCTCCCCGGGCCCCTCCAGCCGCATCCGGGTCCCggcgccccgcccggcccggcgcctTGCCCGCCTGCGgtgcccggcgcggccgccgggggCCGCCCGCTCCTCCGTGGTGCCCGCCccgcggagccggagccggagccggggcggAGCCGTGCGgacgggccgggctgagccgagccgggccgggccgggggggggcaggaagatGGCGAACGTGCAGCTGGAGTTCCAGGCCAGCGCCGGGGAAGCGGACCCGCAGAGCCGCCCGCTGCTGGTCCTGGGCCAGCTCCACAACCTCCACCGCCTGCCCTGGGCCCAGCTGCGGGGCAAGCTGCAGCCGCGGGTCACCGAGGAGGTgaggccgggccgcggcgggagcgcggTGTCTCCGTctccgtcgtcgtcccccccgcgccccgaggcggcggccccggcgcagGGGAGCGgaggcggggagggcggggggggggggggagataagcGCGGCCCCGGCAccgcctttcccccccccccaccccccaccgccCAGGGGGCCCTCCCGGAGGCCGCgtctccccgccccggcccccagcGGCCTCGTGGTGCGGGGTAGGCGGGGGCTCGCCCGGCCTGCGGCTGCCTGCGCGGCGCCCGGCCTGCTGCGGCGTGGGGGaccggccgggagggagggagcctgCCGGCCCCGCCTGAGGGGAGCCGGCCTTGAAGCCCAGAGCCGGAGGGTTTTACCCCGTGAAACCCCCTCGGAGTGGCCCCCTAAGGGGAAAATAAAGGGGTAGACGGGCCCGGGGGCGGCAGCGGGGTCCGGCGGGAGCCTGTTGCTGAGGCGGGGGGAGCCGCGCAGCCCTTCCCCAGCGCGGCGGCTTCGCTCCCGCAGCCCTCGGCGCCCGCCTCGACGGGGGGCGAGGGCTTGGGGCGAGGGCTTTGCCCTCCCTCCCCTGAGGTGACGCGGGGATGTCCGCAATTAGCGTAATGACCGAAACGCGCCTTCTCCGGTGCCAGATGGCAGGCGGGAGGCTGAGCCAGACTCGCCCCCGGCAGAGGGTGAAGGAGATGGCAGCgcttccccctcccctgcttTCAGCTACCGCCGCGGGATGCGCGGACCTACTTGCTTAGACGGTGCTGACGGCTTGTGGTAAAACGATAAAATGTTTTGCGTCGCGGCTTTTTTAGGTCGCCAGGTCTTTGGCCGTCTTTTTTGCTGGACTCCCTCTTACAACAATGTTTAGCcttctttttgttggtttgtttgtttgtttttaattaaattgctGTGTGAAACAGTAGCTCGGGACTAGTAAACCAATCCACTTATTTATCAGTAGCAAAACTGTCTCATCTTAAAAAGGCTCTGAAGCGGCTTTTGCGCTAAGTGGTgtggttttaaattttaattcataGGGCCTAAAAGAAGTGCTTGTAATGGAAGGTACATTTGTATTTTTTGGTTAATaaacaggtttgttttgtttcctgtttctttttactcTAGAGGTTATTGCATTTAAACGCGTGTGCATAATTTCTTTGTTTCCAACACCTAAAAATCCTGCAATTAAAGAGTGCCTAAATATAGTGGGaatgagatggaaagaaaagtCTGATCCAGTGCTTTGTCGTTaaattcttcttttctccccagaTATGGCAATCTGCGTTAAGCACTCTGAATCCAAACCCCACCGACAGCTGTCCTCTCTACCTGAATTACGCCACTGTAGCCGCTTTGCCTTCCAGGGTCAGCCGGCACAATAGTCCATCTGCAGCTCAGTTCATCACCCGCCTGGTTAGAAACTGCCTTCCAGGAGGTGTCAACAGATGTATTGTTGTAAGTGGCTATTTGAAAATGCTTCTGGTGAAATGTCTAGTCAAGTATTTTCTTGACTTTTCAGGATTTTAGCTGTATTCAAGGAGACTGGAGGTGGGCAAGCCTTACCAGTATAATTATACTGGTATTTATACGTGATTTTGCACTGATGCATAAACAAGACCTAACTATAATGGCTTATGCATGCTCAAACAGTTGGAGGGAATTAAGGTTGGATATGCATGGAATGTCTTCAGCTAGGAGCATCCATGCAAAGGGAACCAGTAGTGGCTTTTTTCGAACAAGAATTCATTACATTAGGACATGCTTTAGAAGATTGATGTAGCCTGCACACAGGGTGCTATGTCTATATTGCGTGACCCACTTAAGGTGCCTTGTTTGTGTTATTCAGTGAGTTTTAAAAGTCTTAATGCAAACTAGTGCTCCAGTGTGAGTCTTTTGCAGGACAAGCTCTTGGACCGCTTTGGTCATCTTCTGTATGAGCCTGATGAATTTGTTATTTGTGTCTATGGCTTCTCCAGTTAATTCAGATTTCAAAGTTGTTAGAGAAGACTCATATAATCAGTGTCAGTAAGAAAATCTAATACTCTTCTCTTGGAAAACTTATTTGCAAGAGTAATtacttaattttttccccttatagtTATCTTTGAAAATGTTTAGCTAAAACTGCTTTCCATTGGTAATTTCTGTaatgaacttcagaaaaatattctacATGTTAAAAAGCTTTTGGGTTAATATTAGCCACATTCTCATatcatttctgtctttgtttcaaGCACATGTTGATGGTTCTCATGCCTTTTTTTGTCTTGATCTGTAGGCTAACCTGTGTTAATTGCACTAGTATAATTAAAGGAGTCCAGCTCCCTTGTAAGGATGTACTAATTCCCACACAGTCAAGTCCAGCAGTGTAATTCGTTTCCATATGGGAAATTAACTCAATCAGTACAATGTGGTACTGTTTGTACTGTCACTCCATCCATGCAAAACGTGATGTATGAGTATGTCTTGATTCAGACATCAGTTATTTCCCAGCcagccacccccctcccctttttttatCCCCCCTCTCTTCCCCAATAATATCACAGGTAACATCCTTTTAAATGTAGTCTTGCACATCCCTAATGCTGTCTGACTTGCCTTCTGGCTGGTGTTTCAGATGGTCTGTGAGCGGTCTGAAGTCTTCGCTTCTGCTTGTGCATTGGCCAGGGCTTTCCCATTGTTCACACATCGATCCAGTGCATCAAGACGCACAGAGAAGAAAACTGTAACGGTAGAGTTTTTCCTGGTTGGACAAAACAATGGACCAATAGAAGTGGCAACACTTAAAgtaagattttgcttttttctgtcaacagtttttttccattattccctgaaatattttttattgttttcttcaaTTGGTTGCATGCACAAATACATCTGTCTCAGGCTACATATGGAATAGGTGTTGTACCTAAAGTAATAAATTACCCTAGGTCAAAGTTCCTTGAAATTGATCAGTTCACAGTACCTGTGAGTAGAAATATTGAACATATTACTGCAGCAAAGGCTGAAGATGTTATTCAGAATTTAGATTTCAGGGGTGGAAAACACCACAAACAAAGAGCTCAAAAAAAATGTCTCCTTTCTCATGTTCATAATAGATGCAAATAGTGTATTTCTAGCCTTTAATATTACATTGCCTTCAGTGTGTGGGCTTCTCACTTTCTTTTACACAGGCAAAATCAGTATGTGGCTATGCAGGTGAATATCACAGTGAAGTCATGAAAGTTACTTATTCTGGGATCACATATGGCCTCTGCTATTTCTGTGTGATTTATCTCTTTGACTGAGTTTTTCTAGCAGAACTGTAGCCAGAAACAAGACCCTAAGAAACAATACAGCTTGGAGAAGTGCAATACGTAACAGTTAAATATGTCTAAGTCATCTTTCAATAGCAGAAAATCAAACTTCACGTCAGGTAACTTTTAGTATGCTAGGTCATTCCTCTTCAAGATCCTAACTTAAAAGCTGTTCCAGGGTTTACACTTAAGCTGTTAGGCAAATTCTTGTTCAGTGCTCCAGGTTCTGTGCTTCAGTACAGATGGACACTCACTTAGCTGATCAGTCAGTGAGGTTATACAAATCCCTTAAAAATTTTGGCAATGGATTTGACAAAGGATACGGTGTTGCTGCATCTGAAATTCACAGAATTGCAGCtctagggtatttttttttttctttcagtatttcttcctccATACTTTTTCCTTACACTATGAACTGATTTGGCCACAGCAAATGATGCCAGACCAGTTTTCAGGAAAGTGACAAAGACAGATGTGCTGTGAGTACAACTGTTGATCGCTCAATTTTTCCATGCCCCAAATCAGAAAAAACATAACTGGTGTCAAAAATAGTTCCTTCAGATAGGTAGATTTCAAACCACGTGGGTTATTTATAACtaaaaaacaaagctgaaatatTTCTACCTCCTGTTCTTCCCCTTGATGTCAATGCCAAAACTATTACTGGCTTCCTCAAAGCTAAGTTTTCACCCCTTAAATTCAACCAGCACCAGGCAGCTAATGTAGAACATGGAAGAGGCACGTGGTAGGATTTTTTTAGCTAAACCTCTCCCTCGGCATGTTGCTGTATTTTGCACCAGCTGTGTTGTCCCGGATATTTTATGGTGAGGACTAGCAGGGATTGTCATAGTTTTACAAGGCACTTACTAAAGGCTGCCATTATCCAGGTTCTCTTGAGTACCATGGAAGCCAAACCCAGGCACAGCTTATTTCTGTAAGTTATATTGTTTCCCTCAGACTTGGCCTTTGGGTTAGAGCCACCTCTATTTACCTGAATGGCCCTAACGGTGAATCACTCCAAACCTAGCTTGGCTCCTGAGGAGGCCCTTATCCCTTTAGGGGAAGTAAAGCAATCAAAAGTAATTGTAGGGAATCGGGCACCATTCCAAAGCAAGCCAAGGTTTATGAGTCTGCTGGGATACAGAATGTATAGAGTCCTTAGGCCAGTCTGGCCAAGCCAAACTTCAGATACCTCACCACGAATGACTATCCAGCACATCAGATTCCTTTGAAACCCATCTTGACTCACCCGCCTGCTCTGTGTGGTCTTCAGTGTAGTGTGGCTACTGGAAAGCTTGAACAAAGTTTCCTTCCACCTAGTCTTTTTGTTTCAAGTTGTTGATTTAGAGGAGTTAAAAGCTGAAGCTTAGTGTCTGGCGCCCTCATTGTCCTTTTTGCCAGGAGGAGGATCCTTCTTTAAGGAAACAGCCTCAGCATGCTCACTGTTGACCATTTTGATTCTGTCCGCTCTTGCTTAGATAAGATTTTACTTAGTCCAGGTGAGGGTCAGTCCATTTTGCCACAGGACTGAGGAAACAGATGCGTGCATGTTTTACACAAATGTGAAATATTCCACATTCCCCATGGGCCTGCCATATAGAATGTCTTATGGTAGTAATCTTTATTGCACTCAGCCACTCTGCCTGCCATGTAGAAACTGCTGTTTCCCATCTTGTAGATTATGTAATCTCTGCAGGTTTCCAACCTGAGCGGCCTACAAGCAATTTGCAATTTCCTCAATTGGCTTTCTCTTATGTTTGTTTCCTCCACTTCACATTGTCTTCTTGGTCTCCATTTGATAGTGGAGAAGGCTACTAATTTTGCAATATCAATTCACTGTGGGAAAGAATACAGTTGCTTAGAAATTAGAGCCTAGGGAAAAATAACTGAAGcttaacacatacaaaaaaataatGGTTAGCTTGGTTGACGTTATTTACTGCTGTACAGCTGCCTGTGATTGGTTGCAGTTAAGCATTAATATGCTCCAGAGGAACCACACATCTGGTGTGGGCTGCATAGGACTAAATGCAAAGCTATGCAGAAAACCAGCCAAGCCAAGGCCAGTTCTCAGGTGTCCTCACTTCTTTTCATAGTGTCTGGCAAGTGCTACAGAAGGAGTCAGGCTGGCTGCTCGAATTGTGGACACCCCATGCAATGAGATGAACACGGATAGCTTCCTGGAGGTAGGTAATACACCTGATGGGTAAGAGTTAGTAATTGTAAGTCTAGACTACAGTAATCAAGAACTAGTGTTGCTATCTCTTAGCAAAACCTGTATGTCAGCAGTGGGAAACACATCAAAGAACTTGTCCAAGGATGCTGAGGCTCTTTGGCTTTTAATATTTCATAGAACTTTGATAAGTTGGAAGGAGGCAGAGTGTACAGCTTGGGGTAAGGCATGGGGAGTCAGAAGACATGAGTTCTTGATTCAGTCATGACACTGGCTTCTTTGCCAGTGCTAGTGTTGTCTTAAGCTTGATGGTGTTAAGAGTTTCTGAAATTATGGGACAGAAGTTGACATATTTCCAAATTAGCTTTATCATAAAGATCTGGAAAGCTGTTGAGAATGAAAATATTCCCGTCCTATTGCATCATGATCCAACAGAGTGAACAGCTGGCCTTTAactctgaagatttctttttattggCGGAGCTTAAAGGCCAAATTTGTATTTCATGCCATAGTAAGTCAAGGATGTCTCAGTGGAATTAGGCCATTGGAAAACAAGCACCATTCCCAAAATTGTGAATGTttgtatgtgtatgcatgcaaAAATCACACAAAACCCATTTGTGTGGAAAGACAGATGTGTCCTTCTGATGACTGACTGacaatgtcctttttcttttaatgattaaGGAAATCAAAAAAGTTGGCAAGGATCTTGGGATTACTCCTACCATTATTCGAGATGAGGAGCTGAAAGAGAGAGGCTTTGGAGGTATATCTTGTTGATAATTCAGCTTTTTTCCTAGCAGTTAATTGGAATGTTTTGCCATCTctattgtaatattttatttgcacgttttttaaatgtttttattgccCATAGTATTCCAAGATGTTTTACAGAAAATAGCCACAGATTGCTCCCCACAGTCTGTCTTCCCCACAAGTGGTTTAATTCTCTGTTTTCCAGGTATCTACGGAGTTGGCAAGGCAGCTCTGCATCCTCCAGCCCTAGCAGTTCTCAGTCACACTCCAGATGGTGCTACACAGACCATTGCATGGGTGGGAAAAGGTATTGTGTATGACACTGGAGGACTCAGCATTAAGGGAAAGGTACCTAAACACTTGTtcttctgctgcctttgcttaCAGTGTTGTTTTCTATTGGAAATAATTCAGTTAATGTCTGTAGGAAACCAAAGTATGTTTATTGGAGTAAACACTTGATCTACTGTCATCCATATGGGCACAAACTGTCAGCCGAGAAGACCAAATAGGATTCAAGGAACACTTTACAGAGCAGTTAAATAGCTACCTGATATTTTGCCCTCTGTATTTGATATTTGACCACTGCTAGGAGAAGGCTAGAAACAAAGATGTTTAATT belongs to Accipiter gentilis chromosome 14, bAccGen1.1, whole genome shotgun sequence and includes:
- the NPEPL1 gene encoding probable aminopeptidase NPEPL1, yielding MANVQLEFQASAGEADPQSRPLLVLGQLHNLHRLPWAQLRGKLQPRVTEEIWQSALSTLNPNPTDSCPLYLNYATVAALPSRVSRHNSPSAAQFITRLVRNCLPGGVNRCIVMVCERSEVFASACALARAFPLFTHRSSASRRTEKKTVTVEFFLVGQNNGPIEVATLKCLASATEGVRLAARIVDTPCNEMNTDSFLEEIKKVGKDLGITPTIIRDEELKERGFGGIYGVGKAALHPPALAVLSHTPDGATQTIAWVGKGIVYDTGGLSIKGKTTMPGMKRDCGGAAAILGAFKATVKQGFKDNLHAVFCLAENAVGPRATRPDDIHVLYSGKTVEINNTDAEGRLILADGVAYACKDLGADIILDMATLTGAQGIATGKYHAAVLTNNEEWEKACVKAGRNCGDLVHPLVYCPELHFSEFTSAVADMKNSVADRDNTPSSCAGLFIASHIGFDWPGVWVHIDIAAPVHAGERATGYGVALLLSLFGGASEDPLLNMVSPLGCNGDSPTEDMERDSKRRRLV